The sequence below is a genomic window from Anaerolineae bacterium.
ACTACCAACTATGCCCATGGCTATCCATTCTTTGCTGTATCCATTGCCCTGGTCCAGCAGGGCGAAATAGTTCTGGGAGTGGTCTACAATCCTGTAGCCGATGAACTTTTTGTGGCGGAGAGGGGAAAAGGGGCAACCCTCAACGGTTGTCCTATCCATGTATCCGGGACAAAAAAACTGGCCAGCAGCCTGCTGGCTTCCGGCTTCCCCTACGAGGCCTGGGAAACAGATGACGACAATACCACCGAGTGGAGGTATTTCCTCAAGCGGGTGGTTTCGCTGCGGTCGGATGGATCGGCGGCGCTGGACTTGTGCCACGTAGCCTGTGGCCGTCTGGATGGATACTGGGAGCTGGGTTTAGAGCCTTGGGACATGGCCGCTGGCAGCCTTATCGTCCAGGAGGCTGGGGGTCAGGTTACTGATCTAAAGGGTGGCCCCTTTAGCCTTTACGGACGAGAAATTTTAGCCAGCAACGGTCACATTCATCAGGAAATGGTAGAAGTTCTCCATCAGGCGCGCTTCAGGCGTTAACAGTCAACGATCACCTTCCCGCGATGTCCCGAGTTTTGCTGAGCACCCGGCGCGTCGTCTTCAAAGGTTTATGAGCTATAGTATTCAGAAACCAAACCACCGGAGGGCCCAATCGGGCACCCAGAAGCCCCCAATCCCCCAGAGGACCCGTACGAGGGTAGACACTATCAGCAGCAGCACGCTAAAGGCGATGAGGGCATAGTCCCGCGGTGTGTATCGCAACTCGTGAATCCAGGTGCGCGGGCGCAGGCCAAAACAACGCAGGTCCATTGCATTGATGATGTCCTCTGCTCCCACGATGGCGCTGATGGTGACCGGGACTATTAGGGGGGCCAGCTTCCGAATTTGGGCAATAGGCCCTCCCGTCAGTTTTTCCACTTCGTAGCCCCGGGCCCTTTGCGCGTCCAGTGTAATGCTGAAATCCCGCGCCAGCGTGGGCACAAAGCGGAAGGCCAGGTCAATGGAAAAAGCCACTTTGTCGGGCAGTCCCAGGCGACGGAAGGTAATCCCGTAGTGGTTGGGGTTAAAGGTGTAGGCAACGGGGATGAAGAGGATGGCAACAGTGAGCATTCGCACCATCTGAGCCACAGCAAATACCACTTTTTCTACCGTGATGGTGGGGTTAATCTCCCAGCTCACACCAGGAATGGTCCAACGGGCTTCCCAGAGGACGTGAGCTCTTCCGTGCAAGACTTCGGTTGGCCCTCCACGTCCCGTCAGGACAGTGTTGAGCCCGATTATGGCCACCACCAGGATCAGGACGAAAGTCCATATCCGGCGGGTCTCCTGCCATGTCAGCCGGCAGAGGAGATAGTAGGCGAGGGTTAGAGCAAAGAAGAAGAGCAGGAAGCGTAGATCCCAGAACTGGATAACGGAGAAAAGGACGGCCAGCATGAAGATCCAGCGAGCTCTTGGGTCCAACTTTTGGATAAGGGTATTCCGCTCCCGATAGCGCCACGAGACCAGCATTGGGCCCTCCGGCCAGCCTCACGGTTACCGTCCAGTGCGAGCGGTTATGGCGCTGTAAGCGACCATCAGGATGGGAACCAGGATGATGCCGTTTATGACATTCGTCAGGCCAGCGGGCAGGAAGTAACCGACGAGAGCCGTGCGAAGGTCTACTCCGGAGACCCAGATTTCCGAGAGGGAGGCCAGCAGCATTCCTACGATCGCGCCCAGAGCTGAGAAGACGTCAGCGATGGTTAAAGATCGGGTGCTGCGGAAATCCCGGATGAGGAGACCCGCGAAGCCCGGAATCAGCCCCATGATACCATTGCCCAGGTCCCACCAGAACCAGAAGCCCCAGCCGGAGAGGGCATCACCTATGATGTTGCCCAGAAAGCCGCTTATGAAGCCCACCCAGGGTCCGAAGGCGATGCCGAAGAACATCGGGATACATACGGCAGGGCGAAAGGCCACGTTGCCTGCGGCAGGGAGGGCCAGCATGTTGGTTGCGAAGGAGAGGACGCCGTAGAGGGCTGCTCCCAGCGCCGCAAAAACTACCTCGCGGGTTCCAAAGGCGTACCACTTTCTCTCCTGCATGGTAACCTCCTTTTTGGTTTAAAATTTTGCAACTGCATGAGCTAAGGCTTCTGCCCGCATGAAACGGCCCGTCCGCGGAAGGTGTTCCAGGTTCAGCCGCAGAAGCGATGTAGGCACAATCCGGCACTGGTGCAGACGGTCCAGATCCGCCAGAACTACTTCCGGTGGGCCGTCAGCGACGATTTCTCCTTCGGCCATCAGAATGACCCGGTTTGCATAACATATGGCCAGGTCCAGATCGTGGGTGATGAACAGGACCGCTGCTAAACCTGGCATTTGAAGGATAGAATCCATGAACGCCATGTAATTCCAGTAATCCTGGCCTGCTGTCGGCTCATCCATGATCAGGATACTGGAGCCCATCGTGAGGATGGCTGCTATGCTTACTCGCTTCTGTTGTCCGAAAGAGAGGGCCAGGGGCGGGTACTCCTCAAGCCCCCTGAGATTGACGATTTCCACCGCCCGAGCGATCCCCGCCGCAATTTTCCCTGGTGGGAAGCCCAGATTTTTCGGCCCGAAGGCCAGCTCTTCCCGCACGGTGGGGGCAAAGAGCATATGGCTCGGGCTCTGGAAAACATACCCGACGGTATGAGCGGTCTGAGCCACGCTCAGCTCCCGGGTATCTCGCCCTTCCACTAGTACCCGTCCCTGTCGGGGTTTCAGAAGTCCGATGGCATGTTTGGCCAGAGTCGTTTTTCCCGCGCCGTTCGGGCCCAGGAGAGCAATAATGTCTCCCCGATGGATAGTCAGATTAACGTTGCGGATAACCGGAGGCCCTTCTTCGTCGTAGGCGAAGGTCACATTCTCAAAGACGACGAGGGGCTCTCTGCCGTTGGGCCGGATGGCGGGCTCAAAGTTCGGTGGCGGTGCTTTCCGGGCCCACTGGAGGACCAGCGGAGCTGGCAGCTTGACCTGCCGGTAATCCACCACATCTGTCATCCCCTCTGGTGGGCCATCGTAGGTCACCTGTCCGTCCTGCAGGAAAAGGACGCGGTCGGGCCGGATGCTCAGGGCATCTTCCACCCGGTGCTCCACCAGCAGGATGCTGATCCCCTCATCGGCCAGACGGCGGAAAAGAGCCAGCGCCTCCCGTGCGCTGGCGGGGTCCAGGTTTGCTAGCGGCTCATCCAGCAGCAGAATTCGGGGCCGCATCGCCAGCACTCCGGCCAAGGCCACTTTTTGCTTCTCCCCGCCGGAAAGGTAAAAGGTCTCCCGGTTCCGGAGGTGGGAGATGCCCAGGTAGGCCAGAGCCTCGTCCACTCGTCTGAGGATTTCTAGTCGGGGCAAGCCCAGGTT
It includes:
- a CDS encoding energy-coupling factor transporter transmembrane protein EcfT; this encodes MLVSWRYRERNTLIQKLDPRARWIFMLAVLFSVIQFWDLRFLLFFFALTLAYYLLCRLTWQETRRIWTFVLILVVAIIGLNTVLTGRGGPTEVLHGRAHVLWEARWTIPGVSWEINPTITVEKVVFAVAQMVRMLTVAILFIPVAYTFNPNHYGITFRRLGLPDKVAFSIDLAFRFVPTLARDFSITLDAQRARGYEVEKLTGGPIAQIRKLAPLIVPVTISAIVGAEDIINAMDLRCFGLRPRTWIHELRYTPRDYALIAFSVLLLIVSTLVRVLWGIGGFWVPDWALRWFGF
- a CDS encoding ECF transporter S component gives rise to the protein MQERKWYAFGTREVVFAALGAALYGVLSFATNMLALPAAGNVAFRPAVCIPMFFGIAFGPWVGFISGFLGNIIGDALSGWGFWFWWDLGNGIMGLIPGFAGLLIRDFRSTRSLTIADVFSALGAIVGMLLASLSEIWVSGVDLRTALVGYFLPAGLTNVINGIILVPILMVAYSAITARTGR
- a CDS encoding inositol monophosphatase, yielding MKESEIAIAAALAAGRLIREGFGSHHNAQSKGSAIDLVTPIDQQAEELIVSILRQAFPAYGFLSEESPPIAGIAEKCWIIDPLDGTTNYAHGYPFFAVSIALVQQGEIVLGVVYNPVADELFVAERGKGATLNGCPIHVSGTKKLASSLLASGFPYEAWETDDDNTTEWRYFLKRVVSLRSDGSAALDLCHVACGRLDGYWELGLEPWDMAAGSLIVQEAGGQVTDLKGGPFSLYGREILASNGHIHQEMVEVLHQARFRR
- a CDS encoding energy-coupling factor ABC transporter ATP-binding protein; the encoded protein is MSRELPLVVENLTFRYRGRPEPALQDVSFILKPGEIVLVAGASGCGKTTLIRCINGLIPRTYRGELQGRVLVFGRDARSMSMAELSQQVGTLLQDPERQIVGSFVLNEVAFGLENLGLPRLEILRRVDEALAYLGISHLRNRETFYLSGGEKQKVALAGVLAMRPRILLLDEPLANLDPASAREALALFRRLADEGISILLVEHRVEDALSIRPDRVLFLQDGQVTYDGPPEGMTDVVDYRQVKLPAPLVLQWARKAPPPNFEPAIRPNGREPLVVFENVTFAYDEEGPPVIRNVNLTIHRGDIIALLGPNGAGKTTLAKHAIGLLKPRQGRVLVEGRDTRELSVAQTAHTVGYVFQSPSHMLFAPTVREELAFGPKNLGFPPGKIAAGIARAVEIVNLRGLEEYPPLALSFGQQKRVSIAAILTMGSSILIMDEPTAGQDYWNYMAFMDSILQMPGLAAVLFITHDLDLAICYANRVILMAEGEIVADGPPEVVLADLDRLHQCRIVPTSLLRLNLEHLPRTGRFMRAEALAHAVAKF